Proteins co-encoded in one Salvia splendens isolate huo1 chromosome 4, SspV2, whole genome shotgun sequence genomic window:
- the LOC121800639 gene encoding GATA transcription factor 15-like — MDKRNGKSHSKNDEFKEIDLTLKLGPSDYYSENQDEQNDDEAACEQVNDMGNWNVPYNSSSSSSSSSSVAAPSSSTYNYFAYKGSVAHNTITTSTRKRHVVDDKACKVCGSQTTPLWRKGPDGPQTLCNACGLRHLRTVKKSAGDH, encoded by the exons ATGGATAAACGCAATGGGAAGTCGCACTCGAAAAATGATGAATTTAAGGAGATCGATCTTACCTTAAAACTGGGACCATCGGATTACTATAGCGAGAATCAAGATGAACAAAACGACGATGAAGCTGCGTGCGAACAAGTGAATGATATG GGAAACTGGAATGTACCATATAATagttcatcttcttcttcttcatcgtcATCAGTAGCAGCACCTTCCAGCTCCACCTACAACTACTTTGCTTATAAGGGCTCTGTCGCTCACAATACTATAACCACTTCTACCCGTAAAAGACATGTGGTAGACGATAAAGCTTGCAAAGTCTGTGGCTCTCAGACCACTCCTCTTTGGAGGAAAGGTCCTGATGGTCCACAG ACTCTGTGCAATGCTTGTGGGCTGCGACACCTACGAACGGTGAAAAAAAGTGCAGGAGATCACTGA